From Candidatus Acidiferrales bacterium, one genomic window encodes:
- a CDS encoding SprT-like domain-containing protein, with product MSRCSLPFPAGPAIFRRTFRKLRLRRPIPAFEVEFFPYSDLTHTIRLRRGLAFVRLATLMQDAPRPVLESLAAMLLDRLYRRSVPKAVSTPYLSFVRSLLLQRKLVHHKRRFASKVCQPVGTFYDLRQLFSRLNRIYFEGRFRRPRLGWTGRQACTRLGRYDPIPQAITLSSFLDRRPVPRYVVEFVLFHEMLHMTHPGQHNLCRSYFHTREFRKEERRFRRYAEARAYLGRMC from the coding sequence TTGAGCCGCTGCTCTCTCCCCTTCCCTGCCGGCCCTGCCATCTTTCGTCGGACTTTTCGCAAGCTGCGCCTCCGCCGACCCATACCGGCATTTGAGGTCGAGTTCTTTCCCTATTCCGATCTCACCCACACCATTCGTCTCCGACGGGGATTGGCTTTCGTCCGGCTTGCCACCTTGATGCAAGACGCGCCGCGGCCTGTCCTGGAATCCCTGGCAGCCATGCTTCTCGACCGGCTCTACCGCCGCAGCGTGCCAAAAGCGGTTTCCACGCCCTACTTGAGCTTTGTTCGTTCGCTTCTTCTTCAACGCAAGTTAGTTCATCACAAGCGCCGATTCGCCTCCAAGGTCTGCCAGCCGGTTGGAACATTTTATGATTTACGGCAGCTCTTCTCCCGGTTGAATCGCATCTACTTCGAAGGTCGCTTCAGGAGGCCGCGCCTTGGCTGGACGGGCCGGCAGGCTTGCACTCGGCTCGGCCGCTACGATCCCATTCCCCAAGCAATCACCCTCAGTTCTTTCCTCGACCGACGACCGGTTCCCCGATATGTCGTCGAGTTCGTGCTGTTTCATGAAATGCTTCATATGACGCACCCGGGCCAGCATAATCTTTGTCGCTCGTATTTCCATACCCGAGAATTTCGTAAGGAGGAAAGGCGCTTTCGCCGCTACGCTGAGGCGCGAGCCTATCTTGGACGTATGTGCTAA
- a CDS encoding tetratricopeptide repeat protein, protein MTCRRVLAMVVFWTCLGGNVFAQAQQEDAPFDPLRAAKAVEVGEFYMRRKNYDAAISRFEEAVYFKPNYALAYFRLGQSYEKALRPVDALRAYRKYLEILPTGKEARWAKKRIAELGHEQAKKAPAKAPE, encoded by the coding sequence GTGACTTGCAGGCGCGTGCTGGCCATGGTGGTTTTCTGGACGTGCCTCGGCGGGAATGTGTTTGCGCAGGCGCAGCAAGAAGACGCGCCTTTTGATCCCTTGCGAGCAGCCAAGGCGGTGGAAGTTGGCGAGTTCTATATGAGGCGGAAGAACTATGACGCCGCGATCAGCCGTTTCGAGGAGGCGGTCTATTTCAAGCCGAACTATGCGCTGGCCTATTTTCGGCTCGGCCAATCGTATGAAAAAGCCCTCCGGCCGGTAGATGCCTTGCGCGCCTATCGGAAATACCTCGAAATTCTCCCCACGGGCAAGGAGGCGAGATGGGCGAAAAAGCGGATTGCCGAACTGGGACACGAGCAGGCAAAAAAGGCACCCGCGAAGGCACCCGAGTAA
- a CDS encoding YtxH domain-containing protein, with translation MSENAGARFSYFLVGLGIGAMIGILFAPRTGKETREFLAERTEEGRDALLRKSRDVREQAEEYVERAKDVVRKQKDQISSAIEAGKQAYREEKSKAS, from the coding sequence ATGAGCGAAAATGCAGGCGCCAGGTTCAGCTACTTCCTCGTCGGACTTGGCATCGGCGCGATGATCGGCATCCTTTTTGCCCCACGTACCGGGAAAGAAACCCGCGAATTCCTCGCCGAGCGCACGGAAGAAGGCAGGGATGCTCTGCTGCGCAAGAGCCGCGACGTGCGGGAGCAGGCCGAAGAGTATGTCGAGCGCGCCAAGGACGTGGTTCGCAAGCAGAAGGATCAGATTTCCTCCGCCATCGAGGCCGGCAAGCAGGCCTACCGCGAGGAAAAATCCAAGGCTTCTTGA
- the uvrC gene encoding excinuclease ABC subunit UvrC: protein MELPEKAETLPLQPGVYLFRDALGKVLYVGKAKILRHRVRSYFLGSRVPDAKTGSLCREIADLEYVVVDNEREALALEHNLIKQHKPKFNVLLRDDKTYPYIKLTVQEKYPRVYVTRRIKKDGAQYFGPYFPGRLAHRIVHLIHRHFQIPSCTVDLTRFHPRPCLQYYIKRCQGPCVQGLTADQRYAETVTDLRAFLEGRLSELISALEARMLQASNAERFEQAAAYRDLVSTVRQVAERQKMARADGDDTDILGYFQERSLAAVNLFHLRGGRVVDRQEFFWEDMDEFDPAEFFSGLLKQIYLDAAYVPRFIHIPVEFEDLDLLETILTARSGHRVGIVTPQRGPKRALLQLVAKNAQYSFDHRFRVLKPAARVILEALQTALMLPRPPRRIESFDISHIHGVETVASMVVWENGKMKKSDYRKFIIRQRAGNDDFASMHEAVFRRYRRLQSENKPFPDMILLDGGLGQLHAASKALEDLQVINQPLASIAKKEETLYVLGQESEPIHLERHSPVLHLFQMIRDETHRFAVTFHRQRRSRRELRSKLVEIPGIGEQTALKLLRAFGSLDGIRRASPADLSRFLNRRQAEKVRDYLSPLIPPARLSDSPNESQ, encoded by the coding sequence ATGGAGTTGCCCGAAAAAGCCGAAACCCTCCCTCTCCAGCCCGGAGTTTATCTGTTTCGGGATGCCCTTGGCAAAGTCCTCTACGTTGGCAAAGCAAAAATCCTCCGCCATCGGGTCAGGTCCTATTTCCTCGGATCGCGCGTCCCCGATGCTAAGACCGGCTCTCTTTGCAGGGAGATCGCCGACCTGGAATATGTCGTAGTGGACAATGAACGAGAGGCACTTGCCCTCGAGCACAACCTCATCAAACAGCACAAGCCGAAATTCAACGTCCTTTTGCGCGACGACAAAACCTATCCGTATATTAAGCTGACGGTTCAAGAAAAATATCCTCGCGTTTACGTAACACGCCGGATCAAGAAGGATGGCGCGCAATATTTTGGACCGTACTTTCCCGGCCGCCTGGCCCATCGCATTGTCCATCTCATCCACCGCCACTTCCAGATTCCTTCATGCACCGTGGACCTCACTCGCTTTCACCCCCGGCCCTGCCTCCAGTACTACATCAAGCGTTGCCAGGGGCCCTGCGTCCAGGGCCTCACCGCTGACCAGCGCTACGCCGAAACCGTGACGGATTTGCGTGCCTTTCTGGAAGGACGTCTCAGCGAACTCATCTCCGCCCTCGAAGCCAGGATGCTCCAGGCCTCCAACGCCGAGCGCTTTGAGCAGGCCGCTGCCTATCGCGATCTGGTTTCTACCGTTCGCCAGGTGGCAGAGCGACAAAAGATGGCCCGCGCCGATGGCGACGATACCGACATTCTTGGGTATTTCCAAGAGCGTTCGCTGGCTGCCGTCAATCTGTTTCACCTCCGCGGCGGGCGGGTGGTCGACCGGCAGGAATTTTTCTGGGAGGATATGGATGAATTCGATCCTGCCGAATTCTTTTCCGGCTTGCTGAAGCAGATCTATCTCGATGCCGCTTACGTACCTCGCTTCATTCACATCCCGGTGGAATTTGAAGACCTGGATCTGCTGGAAACGATTTTGACCGCGCGCTCCGGTCATCGAGTCGGGATCGTGACCCCGCAGCGCGGCCCCAAGCGGGCGCTGCTTCAGCTCGTCGCCAAGAATGCTCAATACTCCTTTGATCACCGTTTTCGCGTCTTGAAGCCCGCCGCCAGGGTAATCTTGGAAGCGCTGCAGACGGCCCTGATGCTTCCCCGGCCCCCGCGCCGCATCGAAAGCTTCGACATTTCCCACATCCACGGCGTCGAAACGGTCGCATCGATGGTGGTCTGGGAAAACGGCAAGATGAAGAAGTCGGACTATCGAAAGTTCATCATTCGCCAAAGAGCGGGAAATGATGATTTCGCCAGCATGCACGAAGCGGTATTTCGCCGCTATCGCCGTTTACAGTCGGAGAACAAGCCTTTCCCTGACATGATTCTCCTCGACGGTGGCCTCGGCCAGCTCCACGCTGCCAGCAAAGCCCTGGAAGACCTCCAGGTCATCAACCAGCCATTGGCCAGCATCGCCAAAAAAGAAGAAACCCTTTACGTTCTCGGCCAGGAAAGCGAGCCCATTCATTTGGAGCGCCATTCTCCGGTACTCCATCTCTTCCAGATGATCCGGGACGAAACCCACCGCTTTGCCGTAACTTTCCATCGGCAGCGCCGTTCCCGCCGCGAGCTTCGGTCGAAGTTGGTCGAAATCCCCGGCATCGGCGAGCAGACCGCCCTCAAGCTGCTCCGCGCCTTCGGTAGCCTCGACGGAATCCGGCGAGCATCACCCGCCGATCTTTCGCGCTTCCTCAATCGCCGCCAGGCCGAAAAAGTCCGCGACTACTTGTCTCCGCTAATCCCTCCCGCTCGCTTGAGCGACAGCCCGAACGAAAGTCAATGA
- the mnmA gene encoding tRNA 2-thiouridine(34) synthase MnmA yields the protein MSEVMQPEIVVAMSGGVDSSTAAAILRAQGRRIIGLTMQLWNQRRLAGRYHVPDGVRGRCCSIDDVYDARRVAEHLNIPYYVVNFERQFEEKVVQPFVRDYLAGRTPIPCTLCNNWIKFDELLVMACQLGAEKLATGHYARIGYDAGTGRYQLLRAVDKSKDQSYFLFGLSQEQLGRAIFPLGEMTKERVREVARDHQVPVADKRESQEICFVPTGDYAQFIEAYVAEQGNGQLLRGGGAVVTKAGEVLGKHGGVHQYTVGQRKGLGIATGQPLYVVGVDAAAGQITVGEETDLYQQSCIAREVNWISIAPPEGPVRVEAKIRHKHVPAPAKVAPLDEGRARIVFDEPQRAITPGQAAVFYDGEKVIGGGWVETVPA from the coding sequence ATGTCTGAGGTAATGCAGCCCGAAATTGTCGTCGCCATGAGCGGCGGGGTGGATAGCTCCACCGCGGCAGCGATTTTGCGCGCGCAGGGCCGGCGCATCATCGGCCTGACGATGCAACTTTGGAACCAGCGACGCCTGGCCGGCCGCTACCACGTTCCGGACGGCGTGAGGGGACGTTGCTGCTCGATTGATGATGTCTATGATGCCCGCCGCGTGGCTGAGCACCTGAACATTCCTTACTACGTGGTGAATTTCGAGCGACAGTTTGAAGAAAAGGTGGTGCAGCCTTTTGTTCGCGACTATCTGGCCGGTCGCACGCCTATTCCTTGCACCCTCTGCAATAATTGGATCAAGTTTGATGAGCTTTTGGTCATGGCTTGTCAACTGGGCGCGGAAAAGCTGGCGACGGGCCACTACGCGCGCATCGGGTATGATGCCGGGACAGGCCGCTATCAGTTGCTGCGGGCGGTGGACAAAAGCAAGGATCAGTCCTACTTCCTTTTCGGGCTCTCGCAGGAGCAGCTTGGGCGGGCCATATTTCCTCTGGGAGAAATGACCAAGGAACGGGTCCGCGAGGTGGCCCGGGATCACCAAGTGCCGGTGGCGGACAAGCGGGAGAGTCAGGAGATTTGCTTCGTGCCGACGGGCGACTACGCGCAGTTCATTGAGGCTTACGTCGCCGAGCAGGGAAACGGCCAGCTCTTGCGGGGCGGAGGCGCGGTAGTGACGAAGGCGGGGGAGGTGCTGGGAAAGCACGGCGGCGTGCATCAATATACCGTTGGCCAGCGCAAAGGCCTTGGCATCGCCACTGGTCAGCCGCTCTACGTTGTTGGGGTGGACGCAGCCGCAGGACAGATAACAGTGGGCGAGGAGACAGATCTCTATCAGCAGAGTTGTATCGCACGCGAGGTCAACTGGATTTCTATAGCGCCACCGGAAGGACCTGTCAGGGTGGAAGCCAAGATCCGCCACAAGCATGTCCCGGCGCCGGCAAAGGTAGCACCGCTCGATGAGGGACGCGCCCGCATCGTGTTTGACGAACCGCAGCGAGCCATCACACCCGGTCAGGCGGCCGTCTTCTATGACGGGGAGAAAGTCATCGGGGGCGGCTGGGTGGAGACTGTTCCTGCCTGA
- a CDS encoding TIGR04282 family arsenosugar biosynthesis glycosyltransferase — translation MKNISGSRALVLVFAKAPAPGKVKTRLMPKLSAARAAAVHRACLADVLCTVASLPHRIEKCVLFAGSPSVVRRLKVGTLPKNISVGSQSRGDLGRKLVIALRGFFRSGVKRIVVLGTDTPWLSRERILYALRLLSRTEVVLGPTGDGGYYLIACRRLIPEMFSGIAWGTSRVMAQTKIRLRTLGVPCHLLPVDFDLDRPEDLEKCRRRLSLPRARGKRPAPALFKTLRLIRQEQSPPSRPR, via the coding sequence ATGAAAAACATCTCCGGCAGCCGCGCCCTGGTGTTGGTTTTCGCCAAAGCGCCTGCGCCCGGAAAAGTCAAAACACGCCTCATGCCCAAGCTCTCGGCCGCCAGGGCCGCAGCGGTCCATCGAGCTTGTTTGGCGGATGTGCTGTGTACCGTCGCCAGCCTGCCTCATCGAATCGAAAAGTGTGTTCTCTTTGCCGGTTCGCCTTCTGTCGTTCGCCGGCTCAAGGTTGGAACTCTCCCAAAAAATATTTCCGTTGGTTCACAGTCGCGTGGCGACCTGGGGCGGAAGCTCGTCATCGCCTTGCGGGGTTTCTTCCGCTCTGGCGTCAAACGCATTGTGGTGCTCGGGACCGATACGCCCTGGCTGAGCCGCGAACGGATTCTTTATGCTCTCCGCTTGCTCTCCCGGACCGAGGTGGTTCTCGGTCCCACCGGAGACGGCGGCTACTATCTCATCGCATGTCGCCGCCTCATCCCCGAAATGTTCTCCGGCATTGCGTGGGGCACCAGCCGGGTGATGGCGCAGACAAAAATCCGGTTGCGGACGCTTGGCGTCCCATGCCATCTGCTTCCTGTGGACTTTGATTTAGACAGGCCGGAAGACCTTGAAAAATGCCGGCGCAGACTCTCTCTACCCCGCGCAAGAGGAAAGAGACCCGCTCCCGCTCTTTTCAAGACGTTGCGCTTGATCAGGCAGGAACAGTCTCCACCCAGCCGCCCCCGATGA